The Amycolatopsis umgeniensis DNA segment GACCTGCTCGTTCAGCAGGACGGTGCCGTCCTGGTCGATGTCGACGGGGGTGAGCCGCGGCGGGACGTCCAGCAGCACCGGGTGCGCGTGGTCGCCGGACGGCCAGAAAGCGGCGGTGGAGCCGTAGCGGATGTCGTTGAACACCGTGCCGACGACGTCGCCGCGGTCGTTCGTGCCGAGGGCTTGCGTGTTGTAGTAGCCCGGAACCTTCCCCAAGAACTGGAATCCGCCGTTTTCGAAGGCGAAGGCGTGCTTGGCCGGGTAGCGGCTCCCCTCCGGGTAGTAGACGGCGTTGCCGAGGACCGAACCGGACGCGTTCTCGTCCACCGCTTCGACCGAGAGGTAGCCCGCCGGGATGCCGTGGTCCGCGAAGGTCCCGCCCGCCCAGGTGATCAGCCTCCCGTCGTAGGTCCCCGCGTAGCCCCCGGCGCCGTTCGTGGCGTTCACCCGTGCGATGCCGCCACCGCCGGACGGCAACGGCAGATAGCTCATCGTCCATCCGGTCGCCGACGCCGTCCCCGCCGACAGCAGTCCGGCGGCGACGGTCGCGGCCAGAACCATGCTCGTACGTTTCATCGAAACCCCCAGTCAGTGGTGTTCGACCTGTTTAACGGGGGTACGAGCCGCCCGTCTGCGTCACCTGACACTCAACGTGCCCTAAGTAACATCCGTGCAGGATTGTATGTAAGGGGTTGATAAATACAGACCTGTCTGTATCTTCAGTTTCAGCAGCGACCCGGCAACGACAAGGAGCGTCGTGGTGGCCAACAAGGTGTACGTCGTCGGCGTGGGCATGACGAAGTTCGAGAAGCCCGGACGCCGTGAGGACTGGGACTACCCACAGATGGCCAAGGAGTCCGGGACCAAGGCGCTCGCCGACGCCGGGATCTCGTTCGACGAGGTGCGGCAGGCCTACGTCGGCTACGTCTACGGCGAGTCGACCTCGGGGCAGCGCGCGGTCTACGAGCTGGGCATGACCGGCATCCCGGTGGTCAACGTCAACAACAACTGCTCGACCGGGTCGACCGCGTTGTACCTGGCGGCGGAGGCGATCCGGGGCGGTCGCGCGGACTGCGTGCTCGCGCTCGGTTTCGAGAAGATGCAGCCGGGTTCGCTCGGCTCGACCTACGACGACCGCGAGCAGCCGATGGGCAGGCACCTCCAGGCGCTCGCGGAGATCTCCGAGGTGCTCTTCCCGCCCGCGCCGTGGATGTTCGGCGCGGCGGGCCGCGAGCACATGAAGACCTACGGCACGACCGCCGAGCACTTCGCCAAGATCGGCGAGAAGAACCACCGGCACTCGGTGAACAACCCGTACGCGCAGTTCCAGGAAAGCTATTCGCTGCAGGACATCCTGGACTCGCGGATGATCTACGACCCGCTCACGAAGCTCCAGTGCTCGCCGACCTCGGACGGTTCGGGCGCGGCGATCCTCGTCAGCGAGTCCTTTGTGGACTCGCATGGGCTCGCGGACCAGGCCGTCGAGATCGTCGGGCAGGCGATGACCACCGACTTCGCCAGCACTTTCGACGGGACGGCGAAGAACATCATCGGCCACGACATGAACGTCCAGGCCTCGCGCCAGGTCTACGACCAGGCCGGGCTGGGACCGGAGGACTTCCAGGTCATCGAGCTGCACGATTGCTTCTCCGCCAACGAACTCCTGCTCTACGAAGCGCTGGGACTCTGCGCCGAAGGAGAAGCCGGGAAGCTCGTCGACTCCGGCGACACCACCTACGGCGGCAAATGGGTCGTCAACCCTTCCGGTGGGCTGATCTCCAAGGGGCATCCGCTCGGCGCCACCGGCCTCGCGCAATGCGCCGAACTGACCTGGCAGTTGCGCGGCACCGCCGACAAACGCCAGGTCGACGGCGTCGAAGCTGCGTTGCAGCACAACATCGGACTCGGTGGCGCCGCCGTCGTCACCGCCTACCAGCGCGCCGTGCGCTGATCTCACCGAAAGGAAGAACCATGGGCAAGATCAGTGCCTCCGTCGAACTCCCCGCCGCACCCGACAAGGTCTGGGCGGAGTTCTCCAACCCCAACAACTTCGAGAAGTGGCTGACCATCCACACCAAGTGGAAGGGCGAGGTCCCGGCCGAATTCTCGAAGGGCGCGCAGGCTTCCGAGGTCGTCACGATGCTCGGGATGCCGAACACGATCACCTGGACCGTCGACGAGTTCGAGGCGCCGTCGAAGCTCGCGATCTCCGGGACCGGGATGGCCGGGGTGAAGGTCAAGTTCGAGCTGTCGGTGGAGGCCTCCGGAGACGGCTCGCTCGCCAGCATCGACGCGGAGTTCGCGGGCCAGATGATCATCGGCGCGCTCGGCAAGGCCGTCGAGAAGGACGGCAAGAAGAACCTCGACGCCTCCCTCGAGAACTTCAAGGCGCTGGTCGCGTGACCGACGAGCGGTTCGATCCCGGCGGGCTCGGCAAGTGGACCGACGAGTCCCGGTTCGAGGTGACCCGCGAGCGGCTGATCGAGTACGCGAAGGCCACCAACGACCCGATCCCGGCGCATCTCGACGGGGACGTCGCGAGCCCGGTGTTCGCGATCGTGCCGGTGTTCGAGTCGCTGATGGAACCCGCGCTCGAGGTCGTACCGGTCGGGCTGTTCGGCCGGATCGTGCACGGGGAACAGGAATTCCGGTTCCACCGGCCGATCCGGCCCGGCGACGAGCTCGTTTCGCGAGCGCGGATGACCGGTTACGAGGGCCTGCCGAACGGCACCCGCGGCACCATCCACCTCGAATGCCGGACCGAGGACGGAGACCTCGTCAACGAGCAGTACGTGACGTTGTTCGTCCGCGGGTTCGACACCGGCGAGACGCGGGGCGAACTCGGGCCGGAGCACAAGTTCGACGAAGCGCTGCGCTCACAGGCGCCGGTGGCGGAGGTGAAGCAGCACGTCGACGACGACCAGACGTACCGGTACGCGCCCGCCGCGGGCGACCCGATGCCGATCCACCTCGACGAAGAGGTCGCGAAGGATTCGGGACTGCCGGGGATCATCGCGCACGGCCTGTGCACGATGGCGTTCACGTCCTGGGCGCTGCTGACCGAGGTCGCCGGGTCCGATGTGGACAGACTGAAACGGTTCGCCGTCCGGTTCGCCAAACCGGTACTGCCCGGCCAGGACCTGACGACGCGGATCTGGCGCGCGGGCGCCGGGAGCCACGC contains these protein-coding regions:
- a CDS encoding lipid-transfer protein, giving the protein MVANKVYVVGVGMTKFEKPGRREDWDYPQMAKESGTKALADAGISFDEVRQAYVGYVYGESTSGQRAVYELGMTGIPVVNVNNNCSTGSTALYLAAEAIRGGRADCVLALGFEKMQPGSLGSTYDDREQPMGRHLQALAEISEVLFPPAPWMFGAAGREHMKTYGTTAEHFAKIGEKNHRHSVNNPYAQFQESYSLQDILDSRMIYDPLTKLQCSPTSDGSGAAILVSESFVDSHGLADQAVEIVGQAMTTDFASTFDGTAKNIIGHDMNVQASRQVYDQAGLGPEDFQVIELHDCFSANELLLYEALGLCAEGEAGKLVDSGDTTYGGKWVVNPSGGLISKGHPLGATGLAQCAELTWQLRGTADKRQVDGVEAALQHNIGLGGAAVVTAYQRAVR
- a CDS encoding MaoC/PaaZ C-terminal domain-containing protein; translation: MTDERFDPGGLGKWTDESRFEVTRERLIEYAKATNDPIPAHLDGDVASPVFAIVPVFESLMEPALEVVPVGLFGRIVHGEQEFRFHRPIRPGDELVSRARMTGYEGLPNGTRGTIHLECRTEDGDLVNEQYVTLFVRGFDTGETRGELGPEHKFDEALRSQAPVAEVKQHVDDDQTYRYAPAAGDPMPIHLDEEVAKDSGLPGIIAHGLCTMAFTSWALLTEVAGSDVDRLKRFAVRFAKPVLPGQDLTTRIWRAGAGSHAFETTVGETVVIKDGLAEFAE
- a CDS encoding type II toxin-antitoxin system Rv0910 family toxin, whose amino-acid sequence is MGKISASVELPAAPDKVWAEFSNPNNFEKWLTIHTKWKGEVPAEFSKGAQASEVVTMLGMPNTITWTVDEFEAPSKLAISGTGMAGVKVKFELSVEASGDGSLASIDAEFAGQMIIGALGKAVEKDGKKNLDASLENFKALVA